In Cloacibacterium caeni, a single window of DNA contains:
- a CDS encoding rhomboid family intramembrane serine protease: protein MHPILLIIIAITVIISIMGFQNIQLFEKYKFNVSAIQNRKEYIRLLSAGFLHADWGHLFFNMLTLYFFAPIVLYVYGISGFLLVYLGSIVIGNLFSLYLYKRQSWYSAIGASGGVSGIIFASVAMNPVASRIGIIFLPPELSIPGYIFGALYFGYSVYMMLNPRPHDNIGHAAHLGGAAFGLVYAVALEPEIAMNNAVYLLVMSLPLIYMSYQVFVKKKIG, encoded by the coding sequence ATGCATCCAATATTATTAATAATCATAGCCATAACTGTAATCATCAGTATTATGGGATTCCAAAACATTCAACTTTTTGAAAAATATAAGTTCAATGTTTCGGCGATACAAAATCGAAAAGAATACATCAGACTGCTTTCTGCAGGATTTCTTCATGCAGATTGGGGACATTTGTTTTTTAATATGTTGACGCTGTATTTCTTTGCACCAATCGTTTTATATGTATATGGTATTTCAGGATTTTTGTTGGTGTATTTAGGTTCAATTGTTATTGGGAATTTATTTTCTTTGTATTTGTATAAAAGACAAAGTTGGTATTCGGCAATTGGAGCTAGTGGTGGCGTTTCGGGGATTATTTTTGCAAGTGTTGCGATGAATCCAGTAGCTAGTAGAATAGGTATTATTTTTTTACCTCCAGAATTAAGTATTCCTGGTTATATTTTTGGAGCTTTGTATTTTGGGTATTCCGTTTACATGATGCTTAATCCTAGACCGCATGATAATATTGGTCACGCTGCACATTTAGGTGGTGCTGCTTTTGGCTTGGTTTACGCAGTTGCGCTAGAGCCAGAAATTGCCATGAATAATGCAGTTTATTTGCTTGTGATGTCCCTTCCTTTGATTTACATGAGCTACCAAGTTTTTGTGAAGAAGAAAATTGGGTAG
- the prmC gene encoding peptide chain release factor N(5)-glutamine methyltransferase has product MQFQDYFSSFSEALATIYSKEENRILYRYFLEDFQERKVENLASEFEKVTEELKKGKPYQQILGYTEFYGNRFFVDENVLIPRPETEELLELAISKIKNLKSKIQNLKLLDVGTGSGIIPITLKKHFPDTEVFAMDISEKALEIAQKNADFHQTEIKFLQADYLNTNLTEKYDVIISNPPYIGIDENTEIEDSVKGFEPNIALFSPTQDALIFYRKITKDCENHLNENGLFFLEINQKLGNETLELFKNFSESELVKDLSGNDRFVMGRK; this is encoded by the coding sequence ATGCAATTTCAAGATTATTTCTCCTCGTTTTCCGAAGCTTTAGCGACTATTTATTCCAAAGAGGAAAACAGAATTCTTTACCGATATTTCTTAGAAGATTTTCAAGAAAGAAAAGTAGAAAATCTGGCTTCGGAATTTGAAAAAGTAACTGAAGAACTCAAAAAAGGAAAACCTTACCAGCAAATTTTGGGATATACCGAATTTTATGGAAATAGATTTTTTGTAGATGAAAACGTCTTAATTCCTCGTCCTGAAACAGAAGAATTGCTAGAATTGGCGATTTCAAAAATTAAAAATCTAAAATCTAAAATCCAAAATCTAAAATTATTAGACGTTGGAACAGGAAGCGGAATCATTCCGATTACTTTAAAAAAACATTTCCCAGATACGGAAGTTTTTGCAATGGACATTTCTGAAAAAGCACTTGAAATTGCTCAAAAAAATGCAGACTTTCATCAAACTGAAATTAAATTTTTACAAGCAGATTATCTGAATACAAATTTGACCGAAAAATATGATGTAATCATCTCAAACCCACCCTATATTGGAATCGATGAAAATACGGAAATCGAAGATTCGGTAAAAGGTTTTGAGCCCAATATTGCACTATTCTCACCAACTCAAGATGCGCTTATTTTCTACCGAAAAATTACAAAAGACTGTGAAAATCATCTCAATGAAAACGGTTTATTTTTCCTTGAAATCAATCAAAAATTAGGAAATGAAACCTTAGAACTGTTCAAAAATTTCTCAGAAAGCGAATTGGTAAAAGATTTATCTGGAAATGATAGATTTGTGATGGGAAGAAAGTAA